The Tenrec ecaudatus isolate mTenEca1 chromosome 4, mTenEca1.hap1, whole genome shotgun sequence region TCCTGGAACTAGCAGTAAAGAAGCCAAacaatatattgcattgggcaatctgcttcaaaagacctctttaaagtaccgAAAAGCAAGGATATATCCCTTTAAGGATTAAGGTGCCTCAAGACGGACCCTTCAAgggtatattttttaatcatctcatatacgtgaaagttggacaatgaagaaggaagactaaagaattgatgcatttgaacgatggcgttggcaaagaacactgacagTATTACGGACAGAACACCTAAATCTGTCTttgagaagtgcagccagaatgcttcttagaagcgagTATGGGGAACCTTCTCCGTATTCGGGACAGGttaccaggaaagaccagtccctcaaaaaggacatcatgcttggtaaggtacagTGAGAAAGGAGCTGGCCTGGACACGGATTGTCGCGATGACCGCAGTGCAAGAGCGGGCTTAAACATGGCAGCGTGACGTTTTGTTGCGCATGTGCCCGCCAACAgtcggcatctaacaacaaagcTTTATTTCGGTTTGAACCTTCACATACACCATGAACTCTCTTGGTTATCAACGAAATACGTTTACAGGAGTAGCAGCCTCGTCGTACTGCGGAGCGACCCTACAgcgaagtagaactgcccttgtgggtttccgaggtctTTCGCTTAGTAGCCCAAAGAGTAAACACTACGCCCCGGGGCTCCTGGGCaccattttaaaaacatattactTGCAGCCTCTCCGTTGCACCACATGCAAGTCTAGAAAGAATCTCTCGCGAGAACGCTCAAGAAGCACACCGGACCCAGGAGCtggacggggggcggggggggggaggtacgTGCGCATGCGCGGTACGCGGCTCCGCCCGGAGCAAGGAGGCGTGCCCACGCGCTCCAGAGCAGCGGCCCGTGGAGTAGCATCCTCTAAGGCAGTGTGGCCCGACTTCCTCCATTACCAGTTCTCAATCATCTCCTTGATGGCATTAGCGGGCCTCTGGATAACCTCTCCCGCCGCGATGCGGTTCACCACTGTTTCGTCTAGCCGGCGGATAACTCCCGTCACGAGCGACATTTTGGCGCCAGTGGAGCTCAATTGACGTTCGGGCCCGCTCACCGGAAGTGCCTTCCACCAATCACCTAAGTGTCTCTGACGCACGCCCTCCCACCAACGCTGTGCCAACTTGCACTACCCTTCAGGCCGCGCCGCCTGAGATTCGCGGACCTGTTGATTGGACGGCTTGAATGCTAATCAGGGCTCGTAAGAGCGTGCGTCCCTTTGTCCCGCCCTAAAGCGGCTGCTGACCAATAAAAGACAGGCTCTGTGGTTGCGTGCTACAATACTGTCGGCTCTTTCTATTGGTTAGTTTCCCTCAGCTACAGAGAAGACGAAATCTCCAGCCAATAGAAGGCGAGAGCCGGTGGCGGGtgttcctctctcccctccccccaccgccgAGGCGCTTTGGCGCAGAGCTGAGGAGACTGCTCAGGCTCTGTGCAGCCCCTCTTCTTGCAGCCTCCCTGAGGTTGACCCTGCTCCTGTAGCCTCCCGTGAAATGTGGATGACGCCCAAGAGGAACAGAATGGAAGTTGACGAGTCTCGAGTTTTCCGGCCCGAGTGGACCCAGCGTTATTTGGTGGTAGAGCCTCCGGAGGGTAACGGGGCCCAGTGCCTAGTCTGTCGCCGCCTCATCGTAGCCACCCGCGAACGCGATGTCCGACGCCACTACGAGGCCGAGCACGAGTACTACGATCGGTATGTGGCGGAGGGCGAGCGCACGGCCCTGGTGGAGCGTCTGCGTCACGGCGACGTGCCGGTGGTCGCCCAGCTCACTCAGGAGGAGAGGGCTGCTcgcgcaggcctggggatcacccGCCTCTTGGCCTTGAAGGGTCGAGGCTGGGGCGAGGGGGACTTCGTATACCAGTGCTTGGAAGTGATGCTGCGAGAGGTGCTGCCCGAGCACGTAGGGGTCCTGGAGAGTATCGATTTAACGCCGGAAGTCACAGGCCAGAGGCTCCTGAACATTAACAGAAATCTGCGCAGTCAGCTATTCAGCCAGGCCAGGGACTTCAAAGCCTATTCCCTGGCCTTGGACGACCAAGCTTTTGTGGCCTATGAGAACTACCTCCTGGTCTTTCTCCGTGGCGTGGGCCATGATTTGGAGGTGCACGAAGAGCTTCTGACCATAGTCAATCTGACGCATCACTTCAGCGTCGGTGCGCTGATGGCGGCAATCCTGGAAGCCCTGCAGACCGCCGGGCTGAGCTTGCAGCGAATGGTTGGACTGACCACAACCCATACTTTGAGGATGATTGGCGAGAACTCAGGATTGGTCTCGTATATGAGAGAAAAGGCTGTGAGCCCCAACTGTTGGAATGTTATCCATTATTCAGGATTTCTTCACTTGGAACTGCTGAGCTCCTACGACGTCGACGTCAATCAGATCATAAATACCTTGTCCGAATGGATCGTCTTGATTAAGACCAGAGGCGTTAGGCGACCGGAGTTTCAGGCTTTACTAGCGGAATCGGAATCAGAACATGGTGAAAGGGTTAATGGACGGTGTCTGAACAACTGGCTTAGAAAAGGGAAaactttaaaattaatattttcccTGAGGAAAGAGATAGAGGCGTTCTTGGTCTCCATAGGAGCCACAACAGTCCATTTCACGGACAAGCAGTGGCTGTGTGACTTTGGCTTCTTGGTGGATATTATGGGCCACCTTCGAGAACTCAGTGAACAACTGCGAGTGACGAAAGTCTTTGCTGCTACTGCTTTTGACCATATCTGTACCTTCGAAGTTAAGCTGAATTTACTTCAGAGACACATTGAGGAAAAAAATCTCACACACTTTGCTGCTTTCAGAGAAGTTGTTGATGAGCTTAAACGGCACCTGAAAGGTGACCAAAAAATATTTGATCCCGACAGATACCAAGTAGTGATCTGTCGCTTACTAAAGGAATTTGAGAGACATTTCAAGGACCTTCGGTACATTAAAAAGGACTTGGAACTTTTTGCAAATCCATTTAACTTTAAAGCTGAATACGCACCAATATCAGTCAGGGTGGAGCTAACAAAACTTCAGGCAAATACTAACCTTTGGAATGAATACAGAATCAAAGAATTGGGACA contains the following coding sequences:
- the EPM2AIP1 gene encoding EPM2A-interacting protein 1; the encoded protein is MWMTPKRNRMEVDESRVFRPEWTQRYLVVEPPEGNGAQCLVCRRLIVATRERDVRRHYEAEHEYYDRYVAEGERTALVERLRHGDVPVVAQLTQEERAARAGLGITRLLALKGRGWGEGDFVYQCLEVMLREVLPEHVGVLESIDLTPEVTGQRLLNINRNLRSQLFSQARDFKAYSLALDDQAFVAYENYLLVFLRGVGHDLEVHEELLTIVNLTHHFSVGALMAAILEALQTAGLSLQRMVGLTTTHTLRMIGENSGLVSYMREKAVSPNCWNVIHYSGFLHLELLSSYDVDVNQIINTLSEWIVLIKTRGVRRPEFQALLAESESEHGERVNGRCLNNWLRKGKTLKLIFSLRKEIEAFLVSIGATTVHFTDKQWLCDFGFLVDIMGHLRELSEQLRVTKVFAATAFDHICTFEVKLNLLQRHIEEKNLTHFAAFREVVDELKRHLKGDQKIFDPDRYQVVICRLLKEFERHFKDLRYIKKDLELFANPFNFKAEYAPISVRVELTKLQANTNLWNEYRIKELGQFYAGLSAESYPIIKGVACKVASLFDSNQICEKAFSYLTQNQHTLSRPLTDEHLQALFRIATTEMEPHWDDLLRGRNEPNP